The Nocardioides panzhihuensis genome has a segment encoding these proteins:
- a CDS encoding NAD(P)-dependent alcohol dehydrogenase has product MNDQMMKAVLFDRYGGPEELYVGRVPRPEPAHGEVLVKVHAFSVNGGELSARAGRIRLLTGRKFPQRVGLDFTGEVAALGAGVTRLAAGDRVWGVMGRTSGFGSAAEYVSVPAERVGLVPDGLDLVEAASLPVATTAVTALRDKAGLRPGERLLVRGAAGGVGNAAVQLGRVYGAEVTGLARAANLDFVRGLGAHEAVDHRSVRPADLGRFDVILDTVGTDLRTFRGLLNPGGRMVAIAFDLEKVVSSLGYIAASAVHGRSRVRFFSGNPTQALLDDLGRHVIDKELSPAVDTVFSLEETAAAHRALEAGGVQGKYVVSVVDVDEGVGAASGDQPRSR; this is encoded by the coding sequence ATGAACGACCAGATGATGAAGGCAGTGCTCTTCGACCGCTACGGCGGGCCCGAGGAGCTCTACGTGGGCCGGGTGCCACGCCCCGAGCCGGCCCACGGCGAGGTGCTGGTCAAGGTGCACGCATTCAGCGTCAACGGCGGTGAACTCTCGGCTCGTGCCGGTCGTATCCGTCTGCTGACCGGCCGGAAGTTCCCCCAGCGCGTCGGACTGGACTTCACCGGCGAGGTCGCGGCACTCGGCGCAGGCGTCACCCGTCTCGCCGCCGGTGACCGCGTGTGGGGCGTCATGGGTCGCACCTCGGGTTTCGGAAGCGCCGCGGAGTACGTGTCCGTCCCGGCCGAGCGTGTCGGCCTGGTCCCGGACGGACTGGACCTGGTGGAGGCCGCATCGCTGCCGGTCGCCACCACCGCCGTCACCGCGCTGAGGGACAAGGCAGGGCTGCGTCCGGGCGAACGACTTCTCGTGCGCGGTGCGGCGGGCGGCGTCGGCAACGCCGCGGTGCAGCTAGGACGGGTGTACGGCGCGGAGGTGACCGGCCTCGCCCGAGCCGCCAACCTCGACTTCGTACGCGGGCTCGGGGCCCATGAGGCCGTCGACCATCGCAGCGTCCGGCCCGCGGACCTCGGTCGCTTCGACGTCATCCTGGACACCGTGGGGACCGACCTGCGGACCTTCAGGGGCCTGCTGAACCCTGGCGGGCGCATGGTCGCGATCGCTTTCGACCTCGAGAAGGTGGTGTCTTCCCTCGGCTACATCGCCGCCAGCGCGGTCCACGGCCGTAGCCGGGTGCGCTTCTTCAGCGGCAACCCGACCCAGGCCCTTCTCGACGACCTGGGCCGGCATGTCATCGACAAGGAGCTGAGCCCGGCGGTCGACACCGTCTTCTCTCTGGAGGAGACGGCAGCGGCGCACCGGGCGCTCGAGGCGGGCGGGGTGCAGGGGAAGTACGTGGTCAGCGTGGTCGACGTCGACGAAGGTGTGGGCGCGGCGTCCGGAGATCAGCCGAGGTCGAGGTAG
- the cysD gene encoding sulfate adenylyltransferase subunit CysD, with translation MTATHADYRLSQLDQLEAESIHIFREAAAEFEKPVLMFSGGKDSIVMLRLAEKAFFPAKIPFPVLQIDNGLDFPEVAETRDRWVSRLGVRLVIASIDDAIERGIVVDDGKTSRNRLQTPTLLNAIEENGFTAAFGGGRRDEEKARAKERVYSHRDEFGQWDPKMQRPELWSLYNGRLHEGEHMRVFPISNWTELDIWDYIGRENIEIPQVYFAHQRRVFERDGMLLTETPLNPLREGEVVTERTVRYRTCGDMTLTGCVESTASTIPEIIEEVAAARVTERGATRGDDRFSEAAMEDRKKEGYF, from the coding sequence ATGACTGCAACACACGCCGACTACCGGCTCAGCCAGCTCGACCAGCTGGAAGCCGAGTCGATCCACATCTTCCGCGAGGCCGCGGCAGAGTTCGAGAAGCCTGTCCTGATGTTCTCGGGCGGCAAGGACAGCATCGTGATGCTGCGACTTGCGGAGAAGGCTTTCTTCCCTGCCAAGATCCCGTTCCCCGTCCTCCAGATCGACAACGGTCTCGACTTCCCCGAGGTCGCCGAGACCCGTGACCGCTGGGTCAGCCGCCTGGGCGTACGCCTGGTGATCGCAAGCATCGATGACGCCATCGAGCGCGGCATCGTCGTCGACGACGGCAAGACCTCGCGCAACCGCCTTCAGACCCCGACCCTGCTCAACGCGATCGAGGAGAACGGCTTCACCGCCGCCTTCGGTGGCGGTCGCCGTGACGAGGAGAAGGCGCGCGCCAAGGAGCGCGTCTACTCCCACCGCGACGAGTTCGGCCAGTGGGATCCCAAGATGCAGCGCCCCGAGCTCTGGTCTCTCTACAACGGCCGCCTCCACGAGGGCGAGCACATGCGAGTCTTCCCGATCTCCAACTGGACCGAGCTGGACATCTGGGACTACATCGGCCGCGAGAACATCGAGATCCCGCAGGTCTACTTCGCCCACCAGCGCCGCGTCTTCGAGCGCGACGGCATGCTGCTCACGGAGACTCCGCTCAACCCGCTGCGCGAGGGTGAGGTCGTCACCGAGCGCACCGTCCGTTACCGCACCTGCGGCGACATGACGCTGACCGGTTGCGTCGAGTCGACGGCTTCCACCATCCCCGAGATCATCGAGGAGGTCGCCGCTGCCCGGGTCACCGAGCGTGGCGCGACCCGCGGTGACGACAGGTTCTCCGAGGCAGCCATGGAGGACCGCAAGAAGGAAGGCTACTTCTGA
- the cysC gene encoding adenylyl-sulfate kinase, with translation MPQQFSPTPRELDDIELIVSGALQGPLNAPGSPLTLALPDSVSEAAAADGAVEVVDPEGLPLARVTWPAGEVTGLSSPAYGPFRRLYLTPEQTREAYAGRTVVPVTDALTTTEITELGSLGPVLLLALVGHGTPSLSPVALLRASLLAAEALPDAAVVAVPLAAHDDPEADHALGVAVVEAYAGGDPIHALASPASDDYPTDIAAIIDSDQPAPEEQGLVVFFTGLSGSGKSTLARALMDRILEQGTRTVTSLDGDVVRRNLSAGLTFSKEDRETNIRRIGWVAAEISRHGGLAVCSPIAPFDATRQDVRRYVDDAGGAFFLVHVATPLEECERRDRKGLYAKARAGEIPEFTGISSPYEEPDDADVRVDTTGRSIEDALDDVIDGLRLAGYLDLG, from the coding sequence GTGCCTCAGCAGTTCTCTCCCACGCCGCGCGAGCTCGACGACATCGAGCTGATCGTCTCCGGCGCCCTCCAGGGTCCACTCAACGCCCCCGGGTCCCCGTTGACGCTGGCCCTCCCCGACTCCGTGTCCGAGGCGGCAGCGGCGGACGGCGCGGTGGAGGTCGTGGACCCCGAGGGACTGCCGCTGGCACGGGTCACCTGGCCCGCGGGCGAGGTCACCGGCCTCTCCTCCCCCGCCTACGGTCCCTTCCGACGGCTCTACCTCACCCCGGAGCAGACCCGGGAGGCGTACGCCGGGCGGACGGTCGTCCCGGTCACGGACGCGCTCACCACCACCGAGATCACCGAGCTGGGTTCTCTGGGACCGGTCCTCCTGCTCGCGCTCGTCGGGCACGGCACCCCGTCGCTCTCTCCCGTCGCGCTGCTGCGCGCCTCGTTGCTCGCCGCGGAGGCACTGCCCGACGCGGCCGTCGTCGCGGTCCCGCTGGCCGCTCACGACGACCCCGAGGCCGACCATGCCCTGGGTGTTGCCGTCGTGGAGGCGTACGCCGGCGGCGACCCGATCCACGCGCTGGCCTCCCCCGCGTCGGACGACTACCCCACCGACATCGCCGCCATCATCGACTCCGACCAGCCCGCCCCCGAGGAGCAGGGCCTGGTCGTCTTCTTCACCGGCCTCTCCGGATCCGGCAAGTCCACGCTCGCCCGCGCGCTGATGGACCGGATCCTCGAGCAGGGCACCCGGACGGTCACCTCGCTGGACGGCGACGTCGTCCGCCGCAACCTGTCGGCCGGGCTGACCTTCTCCAAGGAGGACCGGGAGACCAACATCCGCCGGATCGGCTGGGTCGCCGCCGAGATCTCCCGCCACGGCGGCCTCGCCGTCTGCTCCCCCATCGCTCCCTTCGACGCGACCCGCCAGGACGTACGCCGCTACGTCGACGACGCCGGTGGCGCCTTCTTCCTGGTGCATGTGGCCACCCCGCTGGAGGAGTGCGAGCGGCGCGACCGCAAGGGCCTCTACGCCAAGGCCCGGGCCGGCGAGATCCCCGAGTTCACCGGGATCTCCTCGCCCTACGAGGAGCCGGACGACGCCGACGTACGCGTCGACACCACCGGCCGCTCGATCGAGGACGCGCTCGACGACGTCATCGACGGCCTGCGCCTCGCGGGCTACCTCGACCTCGGCTGA
- a CDS encoding TetR family transcriptional regulator, with protein sequence MRADARRNRDRVLAAARAVFAERGIDAPMATVARRAGVGVATLYRHFPTRDALVQGAFEEQMDTCSQALDDALAASDPWQGFQQLVETVCNLQRKERGFPAAFLAAFPDSTAEHAQARKDAEHGIMTLVRRAQATGALREDFHPSDLGVVMLAHCGLVAALPDDAAASRRLVAYLLQSFRADATREPLPSPTTLTLDSLPFTADGPPGRRSSRA encoded by the coding sequence GTGCGAGCCGACGCACGCCGCAACCGCGACCGCGTCCTCGCCGCCGCCCGTGCGGTCTTCGCCGAGCGCGGGATCGACGCCCCGATGGCCACCGTCGCCCGGCGAGCCGGAGTGGGCGTCGCGACGCTCTACCGGCACTTCCCTACCCGGGACGCTCTGGTTCAGGGCGCGTTCGAGGAACAGATGGACACCTGTTCGCAGGCTCTCGACGACGCCCTGGCAGCCTCCGACCCGTGGCAGGGCTTCCAGCAACTGGTCGAGACCGTGTGCAACCTCCAACGGAAGGAACGCGGCTTCCCAGCCGCCTTTCTGGCCGCCTTCCCGGACAGCACCGCCGAGCACGCACAGGCCAGGAAGGACGCCGAGCACGGCATCATGACTCTGGTCCGCAGGGCCCAAGCGACCGGCGCCCTTCGGGAAGATTTCCACCCTTCCGACCTCGGCGTCGTCATGTTGGCGCACTGCGGCCTGGTGGCCGCACTACCGGACGACGCCGCAGCCTCCCGGCGCCTGGTGGCCTATCTGCTCCAGTCGTTCCGTGCCGACGCGACCCGCGAACCGCTGCCTTCACCGACGACGCTGACCCTGGACAGCCTCCCGTTCACCGCCGACGGCCCTCCGGGACGGCGGTCTTCGCGGGCCTGA
- a CDS encoding DUF1416 domain-containing protein, with protein MCGATEGGLSLAGVDVAKEAVIQGQVTRAGEPVHGAYVRLLDRTGEFTAEVPTSATGHFRFFAGDGEWTLRTLAPKAEPVDKKVHAAVGNVAEVTIPIG; from the coding sequence ATGTGCGGAGCAACTGAGGGCGGTCTCTCGCTCGCCGGCGTCGATGTCGCCAAGGAAGCAGTCATCCAGGGCCAGGTGACCCGTGCCGGTGAGCCGGTCCACGGTGCGTACGTCCGGCTGCTCGACCGCACCGGCGAGTTCACCGCCGAGGTGCCCACCTCGGCCACCGGCCACTTCCGGTTCTTCGCCGGCGACGGCGAGTGGACCCTGCGTACGCTCGCGCCGAAGGCGGAGCCGGTGGACAAGAAGGTCCACGCCGCGGTCGGCAACGTCGCCGAGGTGACGATCCCGATCGGCTGA
- a CDS encoding sulfurtransferase → MTRENSLVSAQWVEEHLDDPKVVLIEVDEDTTAYDKGHIKGAIKLDWTTDLQDQVRRDFVNKDQFSALLSERGVANDNTVVLYGGNNNWFAAYAFWYFKLYGHTDVKLLDGGRKKWELDSRELTDEAVTREATSYTAKDQDLSIRAFRDETVEAIGVKNLVDVRSPDEYAGRLLAPAHLPQEQAQRAGHVPTSINVPWSKAANDDGTFRSDDELREIYGEAGLEDGKDTIALCRIGERSSHTWFVLKELLGHQNVKNYDGSWTEYGSLVGVPVAIGDEPGSADLGGN, encoded by the coding sequence ATGACCCGCGAGAACTCCCTCGTCTCCGCCCAGTGGGTGGAGGAGCACCTCGACGACCCGAAGGTCGTGCTGATCGAGGTCGACGAAGACACGACCGCCTACGACAAGGGCCACATCAAGGGCGCGATCAAGCTCGACTGGACCACCGACCTGCAGGACCAGGTCCGCCGTGACTTCGTCAACAAGGACCAGTTCTCCGCTCTGCTCTCCGAGCGTGGCGTCGCCAACGACAACACTGTGGTGCTCTACGGCGGCAACAACAACTGGTTCGCCGCGTACGCCTTCTGGTACTTCAAGCTCTACGGCCACACCGACGTCAAGCTCCTCGACGGTGGCCGCAAGAAGTGGGAGCTCGACTCCCGCGAGCTGACCGACGAGGCCGTCACCCGCGAGGCGACCAGCTACACCGCCAAGGACCAGGACCTCTCGATCCGCGCCTTCCGCGACGAGACCGTCGAGGCCATCGGCGTCAAGAACCTGGTCGACGTCCGCAGCCCTGACGAGTACGCGGGCCGCCTGCTCGCCCCGGCGCACCTGCCGCAGGAGCAGGCTCAGCGCGCCGGCCACGTGCCGACCTCGATCAACGTGCCGTGGAGCAAGGCAGCCAACGACGACGGCACCTTCCGGTCTGACGACGAGCTGCGTGAGATCTACGGTGAGGCCGGCCTCGAGGACGGCAAGGACACCATCGCCCTGTGCCGGATCGGTGAGCGCTCCTCGCACACCTGGTTCGTGCTCAAGGAGCTGCTCGGCCACCAGAACGTGAAGAACTACGACGGTTCGTGGACCGAGTACGGCTCGCTCGTCGGCGTGCCCGTGGCCATCGGCGACGAGCCCGGCTCTGCTGACCTTGGGGGCAACTGA
- a CDS encoding DUF4395 domain-containing protein, with amino-acid sequence MSETSSQTATQTGIDPRGPQFAAALTVVVLLLALLLPQPWALVVTVIQTVLFAIGTGLGVQRTPHAWLFKKFVRPRLGAPDELEDPAPPRFAQGVGLAFLVVALAAYVLGATLVAQIALGLALVAAVLNAVFRFCLGCEIYLLIKRFA; translated from the coding sequence ATGTCCGAGACCTCAAGCCAGACGGCGACGCAGACCGGAATCGACCCGCGCGGCCCGCAGTTCGCTGCGGCGCTGACCGTTGTCGTACTCCTCCTGGCTCTGCTGCTGCCGCAGCCCTGGGCGCTCGTGGTGACCGTCATCCAGACGGTGCTCTTCGCGATCGGGACGGGGCTCGGCGTTCAGCGGACCCCGCACGCTTGGTTGTTCAAGAAGTTCGTACGTCCCCGCCTCGGCGCCCCCGATGAGCTCGAGGACCCGGCACCGCCCCGGTTCGCCCAGGGCGTCGGCCTCGCCTTCCTGGTCGTCGCGCTCGCGGCGTACGTCCTCGGCGCCACGCTCGTGGCGCAGATCGCCCTCGGCCTCGCGCTCGTCGCAGCCGTGCTCAACGCCGTCTTCCGGTTCTGCCTCGGCTGCGAGATCTACCTGCTGATCAAGCGTTTCGCTTGA
- a CDS encoding sulfate adenylyltransferase subunit 1, with product MAMDLLRFATAGSVDDGKSTLIGRLLFDSKSIFTDQLESVEKTSLDKGHGYVDLSLLTDGLRSEREQGITIDVAYRYFATPNRKFIIADTPGHVQYTRNMVTGASTADLGLVLVDARHGLTEQSRRHAVLLSLLRVPHLVLCINKMDLVDYSQEVYNKISAEFTAFATKLNIPDLEVIPISALKGDNVVTRSTSMDWYSGPTLIHHLEHVHVASDRDLVDVRLPVQYVIRPKSDDHHDYRGYAGQVAGGVLKPGDEVMVLPSGMTSKIAGIDLFDREISEAFPPMSVTVRLEDDVDVSRGDMISRVKNAPEPSQDIDAMICWMTNAPLRPRQKLAIKHTSNSGRALIKDIQYRLDVNSLHRDLETKELGLNEIGRVQLRTTKPLLCDPYSKNRTTGSFILIDEATGVTVGAGMIND from the coding sequence ATGGCCATGGATCTGCTGCGGTTCGCGACCGCCGGCTCCGTCGACGACGGCAAGTCCACGCTCATCGGGCGGCTGCTGTTCGACTCGAAGTCGATCTTCACCGACCAGCTCGAGTCGGTCGAGAAGACCTCCCTGGACAAGGGCCACGGCTACGTGGACCTCTCGCTGCTGACCGACGGGCTGCGCTCCGAGCGGGAGCAGGGCATCACCATCGACGTGGCCTACCGCTACTTCGCGACGCCCAACCGCAAGTTCATCATCGCCGACACCCCGGGCCACGTGCAGTACACGCGCAACATGGTCACCGGTGCCTCCACCGCCGACCTCGGCCTGGTGCTCGTCGACGCCCGGCACGGCCTCACCGAGCAGTCGCGTCGTCACGCCGTCCTGCTCTCGCTGCTGCGCGTGCCGCACCTGGTCCTGTGCATCAACAAGATGGACCTCGTGGACTACTCCCAGGAGGTCTACAACAAGATCTCGGCCGAGTTCACCGCGTTCGCGACCAAGCTCAACATCCCGGACCTCGAGGTCATCCCGATCTCGGCGCTCAAGGGGGACAACGTGGTGACCCGGTCCACCAGCATGGACTGGTACTCCGGCCCGACGCTGATCCACCACCTCGAGCACGTCCACGTGGCCTCCGACCGCGACCTGGTCGACGTGCGCCTTCCGGTGCAGTACGTCATCCGGCCGAAGTCGGACGACCACCACGACTACCGCGGCTACGCGGGTCAGGTCGCCGGCGGCGTGCTCAAGCCGGGTGACGAGGTCATGGTGCTTCCGTCCGGCATGACCAGCAAGATCGCCGGGATCGACCTGTTCGACAGGGAGATCTCCGAGGCGTTCCCGCCGATGTCGGTGACCGTGCGGCTCGAGGACGACGTCGACGTGAGCCGCGGCGACATGATCTCGCGGGTCAAGAACGCTCCCGAGCCCAGCCAGGACATCGACGCGATGATCTGCTGGATGACCAACGCACCGCTGCGTCCGCGGCAGAAGCTGGCCATCAAGCACACCTCCAACTCGGGGCGAGCGCTGATCAAGGACATCCAGTACCGCCTGGACGTCAACTCGCTCCACCGTGACCTGGAGACCAAGGAGCTCGGCCTCAACGAGATCGGCCGCGTCCAGCTGCGCACCACCAAGCCGCTGCTGTGCGACCCCTACTCGAAGAACCGCACCACCGGCTCCTTCATCCTCATCGACGAGGCGACCGGCGTCACCGTCGGCGCGGGCATGATCAACGACTGA
- a CDS encoding 3-keto-5-aminohexanoate cleavage protein, with amino-acid sequence MTGLLVTVAPTGAETAKEDCPQLPTTLEELVATAVECEEAGARMIHVHIRDDDHAPTLDLGRLTHTVDALHEKTDLIVQLSTGGSVHDPLDKRLKVLDAGPDSCSLTMGTTNFGDDVFSNPWPFITELYQLTQERGVVPEFELFDLGHVAALQRLLGKYGLPAGGKVHVDFVMGVPGGMPGTSAALVAAVAALPAEVTSWSATGIGRSTLPVMLTSLAMGGHLRVGMEDVLTLAKGVPVDANRQLVERAVEAAVVAQRAPMSTDEAWALLGLEP; translated from the coding sequence GTGACTGGACTGCTTGTGACCGTGGCGCCGACCGGGGCGGAGACCGCGAAGGAAGACTGCCCGCAGCTGCCGACGACGCTGGAGGAGCTGGTGGCGACGGCCGTCGAGTGCGAGGAGGCCGGGGCGCGGATGATCCACGTCCACATCCGCGACGACGACCACGCGCCGACGCTCGACCTCGGGCGGCTCACCCACACGGTCGACGCGCTGCACGAGAAGACCGACCTGATCGTGCAGCTCTCGACCGGTGGCTCGGTCCACGACCCGCTGGACAAGCGCCTGAAGGTGCTCGACGCGGGGCCGGACTCCTGCTCGCTGACGATGGGCACCACCAACTTCGGCGACGACGTCTTCTCCAACCCGTGGCCGTTCATCACCGAGCTCTACCAGCTCACCCAGGAACGCGGTGTGGTGCCGGAGTTCGAGCTCTTCGACCTCGGGCACGTCGCCGCGCTGCAGCGGCTGCTGGGGAAGTACGGGCTGCCTGCCGGCGGCAAGGTCCACGTCGACTTCGTCATGGGAGTGCCCGGTGGCATGCCCGGCACCTCGGCGGCGCTGGTCGCCGCCGTCGCCGCGCTGCCGGCCGAGGTGACCTCGTGGTCGGCGACCGGCATCGGCCGCTCGACCCTCCCTGTCATGCTCACCTCGCTGGCCATGGGCGGCCACCTGCGCGTCGGGATGGAGGACGTCCTCACCCTCGCCAAGGGTGTCCCCGTCGACGCCAACCGCCAGCTCGTCGAGCGCGCCGTCGAGGCAGCCGTGGTCGCCCAGCGCGCCCCGATGAGCACCGACGAAGCCTGGGCCCTCCTCGGCCTCGAGCCGTAG